The Inediibacterium massiliense genome includes the window TCTGGATTTAAGAAAGCCTAAGATGCAAAAAAATCTTATGTTTAGACATAAACTAGCAAAATTAACAAGAGACTTTTTAGATGAAAATGGATTTTTAGAAGTAGAAACTCCAATGCTTGCAAAAACTACTCCAGAGGGAGCAAGAGATTATTTAGTTCCAAGTAGAGTAAATGAAGGAAAATTTTATGGTCTTCCTCAGTCTCCACAGCTTTTTAAACAATTATTAATGGTATCTGGAATAGATAAATATTTTCAAATTGTAAAATGCTTTAGAGATGAAGATTTAAGAGCAGACAGACAACCAGAATTTACACAAATTGATATAGAGATGTCTTTTGTAGAAGTAGAAGATGTATTATCTATGAATGAAAAATTAATACAAAAGATGTTTAAAGAAATGTTAAATGTAGATGTTACATTACCTCTTCAAAGAATGCCTTATCAAGAAGCAATGGAGAGATTTGGATCAGACAAACCAGATATTCGATTTGGCTTTGAATTAAAAAATATGAATGATCTAGTAGAGAATTGTGGATTTAAAGTATTTTCAGATACTATAAAAAATGGTGGAGATGTACGAGGAATTAAAATTGACGGAGGAGAAAGTCAATTTAGTAGAAAACAAATTACAAAATTAGAAGACTATGTAAAAACTTATGGAGCAAAAGGTCTTGCATGGATTAAGATGACTTCTGAAGGGATGAATGCTCCTATTGCTAAATTCTTTAGTGAGGATGAATTGCAAAACATCATAGAAAGATTTGAAGCAAAGACAGGAGATTTAATTTTAATTGTAGCAGACAAACCAAATGTTGTATTTGATGCTTTAGGTCATTTAAGAGTAGAAATTGCAAAACAATTGAATATTTTAGATAAAAATGATTATAAATTATTATGGGTTACAGATTTTCCATTGTTTGAATACGATGAGGAAGAAAATAGATATGTAGCAAAACATCATCCATTTACTTGTCCAAGAGAAGAAGATCTTCCTTTATTAGAGACTGAGCCTGATAAAGTAAGAGCAAAAGCTTATGATATTGTACTCAATGGAGTAGAAATAGGTGGAGGAAGTATAAGAATTCATAAAAGTGATCTTCAACAAAAAATGTTTAAAGCATTAGGCTTTACAGAAGAAGAAGCATGGTCAAAATTTGGATTCCTATTAGAAGCATTTAAATATGGAACACCTCCTCATGGTGGAATTGCATATGGATTAGATAGACTTGTTATGCTTTTAACAGGAAATGATAGTATTCGAGAAGTTATTGCTTTTCCTAAAAATCAAAATGCAATATGTCCGATGACAGAAGCTCCAAGTATAGCAGATCAAAATCAATTAGATGAATTGCATATTGCTTTAAAGAGTGAAAAATAGAGTGAAAAATATAATATTTATATGATAGAAGGCATTCAATCCCGTGGGTTGAGTGCTTTTTGTTGCTGAAAAATAAGAATAAGCTTATTAAATGATTTTATTTAACGTTGTGATAAGCATTACTCACTTATGATATAATAAAACTAATAAATGAAACTTTTAGATTGGAGGGAATTTTATGAAATGGAAAGATATCAGAGATCAATATTCCAATAAATGGGTATTAGTAGAAGCATTGAAAGCTAATTCTATAGATAATAAAAGAATCATTCAAGATATGGCAGTTATATCGAATCATAGTAATTCTACGGAGGCATGGAAACAATATAAAGATTTACATTTAAGTGAGCCATCAAGGGAACTATATATCTTTCATACTTCAAATGAAGAAATCGAAGTAATTGAGCAGAAATTCATTGGAGTAAGAAGGAGGAGCAATTAATGAAAATCCGTATGGAGCATGGATTACCTTTAGTAGAGATGAAAATCAAGTATATGAACAAAGAAAAAATACTTAAAAATGTTTTATTAGATACAGGATGTTCTAATACTATATTTGATACAGATGCAGTAGAAGACATAGACTTAGTTATTGATCCTATTAAAGGAAAAGCAAGACGTATGTATGGTGTTGGAGGAGAAAGTGAACTATGTTATGAGCAAATAGTTTCAGACCTAGAGATTGAAAATTTTTTATTAAGAGATTTTACTATACAACTAGGCATAACTAAGGAGAATTATGGATTTGATGCTATTTTGGGAGTAGATTTTATGTATCAAAATGGTATTATCATAGATTTTGAAAAATTGGTAGTTAGTAAATAAAATTTAAAATTATGAATAAGTTCATAGTGAAATAAATTAATTTAAGATTTTAAGATGAAATGTTAAAAAATATAGAAGGTAATACTCATACTTTCCATTTGCATATAATGAATTATGAAGAAAAGGCATTCGATCCCATTGGGTTGAGTGTTTTTTGTTGGGCTCTATATTAATAGTTGGGGTGGGATTGTTTATAATCCCGCTCCATTACTTTATTAGAGACTATTTCAATATAAAAGTAACGTTATGGGTACATTTAATAAACCTTGTCCTGCTATACTAAAGTTGTAACACCTAACGCTAGTTTGATGTTATAATTCAAACATAGAAAAGGAGTTGCAAAATGGCGAATAAAAAATATGACCCAGAATTACAAAAGAAAGTATTACGTCTTTATCTTGAAGAAGGTCGGACTGTAAAAAGCTTAACTGAAGAATATAATTTAGGGAATGGTACATTGAGATATTGGTTAAACAAGCACCGTGAAGAATGCAAGACAAATACTGATTTAAAAGAAGAAACAGATTCTTATATTGAAATTCAAAAGCTGCGTAAACAGCTGGAAGAACTTGAAAAGGAGAATCGTTTTCTAAAAAAGGCGGCTGCATTCTTCGCGAAAGAAATCGATTAAAAATTTATGAATTCATAAAAAAATACTGCAATGAATTCGGTTTACGATGGCTATTATCCAAATTTAAATTATCCCCTAATGCCTATTACAATTATCTTAAAAAGAGAACACAAAAATATTTTAAACACAAAGCTCAATTAAAAGAATTAATTGAGACAATTTATCATAGTAAAAATGGTACTGTAGGTTATCGCATGATAGCAGATTTACTTAAATTAAGTAATGTATCATGCAGTTATCCCACGATTTATAAGTATATGAAAGAGCTAAATTTAAAAGCTATAATTATGAAAAAGAAACAAAAATATATAAAAGGAAGTATTCATAAAACTTTTAAAAATCTCTTAAATCAAGATTTTACTGCTTCCAAGCGAAATGAAAAGTGGTGTACTGATTTTACCTATCTTACATTAAGCAATGGTCAGAAGCGTTATAATTGTAGCATCATAGATCTGTATGACAGAAGTGTAGTTGCAACGTTGAACAGTAAATGGATTGATTCAAATTTAGCTATAGATACGTTGAAAATAGCATTAAAAAATAACCTAATCAAAAATAATTTAATTTTGCATAGTGATCAAGGAGCGCAGTTTGCTTCAAAAGAATTCGTAAAATTCTGTGAATCTAAGGGTGTCACACAAAGCATGAGCAAAGCTGGTTGTCCTTATGATAATGCAGTTATGGAACGATTTTATAATACATTTAAAAATGAACTTATTAAACAATATCGTTTTGATACTGATCAGCTTCTCAATGAAGCTGTTAATGACTATGTTTATGAATGGTATAATTTTTCAAGACCACATTCGCATAATCAAGGAAGGACACCCTTCGAAGCTAGGTATGGAAATCAAAACTAGCACATAATGTTACAA containing:
- the aspS gene encoding aspartate--tRNA ligase — its product is MAEALGNMKRTHMCGTLRMEHIDKEVVLMGWVQKRRDLGGLIFTDLRDRTGIVQIIFDKDVSEEAFKKAETIRGEYVIGIKGVVKHRQSVNKNIPTGDIEIFANELKIFSEAQTPPIYIEDEDEVSENLRLKYRYLDLRKPKMQKNLMFRHKLAKLTRDFLDENGFLEVETPMLAKTTPEGARDYLVPSRVNEGKFYGLPQSPQLFKQLLMVSGIDKYFQIVKCFRDEDLRADRQPEFTQIDIEMSFVEVEDVLSMNEKLIQKMFKEMLNVDVTLPLQRMPYQEAMERFGSDKPDIRFGFELKNMNDLVENCGFKVFSDTIKNGGDVRGIKIDGGESQFSRKQITKLEDYVKTYGAKGLAWIKMTSEGMNAPIAKFFSEDELQNIIERFEAKTGDLILIVADKPNVVFDALGHLRVEIAKQLNILDKNDYKLLWVTDFPLFEYDEEENRYVAKHHPFTCPREEDLPLLETEPDKVRAKAYDIVLNGVEIGGGSIRIHKSDLQQKMFKALGFTEEEAWSKFGFLLEAFKYGTPPHGGIAYGLDRLVMLLTGNDSIREVIAFPKNQNAICPMTEAPSIADQNQLDELHIALKSEK
- a CDS encoding retropepsin-like aspartic protease — translated: MKIRMEHGLPLVEMKIKYMNKEKILKNVLLDTGCSNTIFDTDAVEDIDLVIDPIKGKARRMYGVGGESELCYEQIVSDLEIENFLLRDFTIQLGITKENYGFDAILGVDFMYQNGIIIDFEKLVVSK
- a CDS encoding IS3 family transposase (programmed frameshift) yields the protein MANKKYDPELQKKVLRLYLEEGRTVKSLTEEYNLGNGTLRYWLNKHREECKTNTDLKEETDSYIEIQKLRKQLEELEKENRFLKKAAGILRERNRLKIYEFIKKYCNEFGLRWLLSKFKLSPNAYYNYLKKRTQKYFKHKAQLKELIETIYHSKNGTVGYRMIADLLKLSNVSCSYPTIYKYMKELNLKAIIMKKKQKYIKGSIHKTFKNLLNQDFTASKRNEKWCTDFTYLTLSNGQKRYNCSIIDLYDRSVVATLNSKWIDSNLAIDTLKIALKNNLIKNNLILHSDQGAQFASKEFVKFCESKGVTQSMSKAGCPYDNAVMERFYNTFKNELIKQYRFDTDQLLNEAVNDYVYEWYNFSRPHSHNQGRTPFEARYGNQN